The Halorussus rarus genome includes the window CCAGCCAGTACCCCCGCTCGGAGACACATTTGACGTGATCCTCGCTGTTGTCGATATGTTCCTCTGGGTTTCGGGAGGGATTACTATTACAGTCACATTCGGCTTCTACTTCACCATCTCCATGCTGGTGGTTTGCTGGCGGGTACCGAACAGATCTTGAATCGTCTATATGGCAGTCGCCCCGGTTCTCCGCAAAGGGTGTGCGGTCAGACGCGTGGGTGAGGCGGTGCCTGACGGCCTCCTCGTCGTATGTACGACGAAGGTACTGACCGTAGTCTTCCATCTTGTCGAACCCGTGTGTGACCATCGCGGCACTCGCCAGCCAGTTTCGGTGAGAGTTGGCGTCCTCGGGTTTGTCGTGCGCCTTACTTCTGGATGCACAGGTCAAGATGAAAACCGGATATTTCGGCCGTCTGATCCCCTCGTCATCTGGTTCTTGGAACAGTCTCTGAAACGGATGATCTGGGTTGGCAGAGTTGCTTCGCTCTGGTTCGCCTCGCATCCCCTTCTTACATGTTGCCAGACTCCAAAGGCCGCCGAAGAAACTGGGCGCACTACCAGTCTGGGCCAAGCCGCTGTCGGACTGGTACTGAATGCTTCTGGCAACGTAGACACGACCACGAGGCGTGTTCGAATTGAACCCTGCTTCCTCGTCTTCGTATCTATCGGCACAATTCTGCATCCATTCTCGTAGATCGTCCACCTGCTGCACTTCTCCTGCATTTACTGGTTCGACTGGAGAAGTTCCAACTGCGTAATCAAGATCCGACGGCATCTATAAGCGAAGGAGATAGTCGCCTCACTTAGTGGTTCTCCCATACGTCACTCAATCCGACATTCTCCCTTTTCGGCCGCCAGCTGTTACTGGTCTACTACATCATTTCTCAATCTCGACTGCCGGACACGCTGGAAGATGCTCAGAGTATCCTCGAATAGTCTCTCCACACCAATCACACGTCTTTCGTTGCTCAACCGTCGCTTCCTTAGTGAGGTGTTGGCGACAGTGAATGCAGTTTTGTTTCTCGCGTGGCGTTTTCTGGTGACATCGAGGACACTCAATAGGTGCAGTTGGGTCTGGTTCTTCATCTGCATCAACGTCAATTCCGTGGATCCTAGCAACTTCCCGATCGGTGTCTTCGGCGAACACCGAGACATATCGCGAGGCGACGTCGCTCCCACGCGTCCACCCGTGGTGATCTTCGATGTGAGCCTGATTCATCCCTCGGGAAGCCAGATGAGACGCGCTTGATTTTCGGAAGTTCGTAAATGTGACTGGTTTATTGATGTCTGCACGTTCGGCTGCGTCCTTGATCGCCGTCCGAAGGGCGTTGTAAGTCGGTGCCGTCGGTTCCTCCAACTTGCTCCACAGCGGATCATCGAGTGCATCACCGGGGTGGGCCTCCAGCCACCGCTGTAGGAACGGAACGCTTGGAACTAACCCGACCGACCGCTGTCCCATTTTCCCACGTACCGTTACCTGATAGCCGTGTTCGTAATCTGTGACGTCTCCAAGCGTGAGACTTCGAAGCTCTCCTGAGCGAGGGCCAGCATCCCATGCAACAGCGACCAAAGCCGCATCACGTGGATTTCGTGTTTCCTCGATCAGAGGGAGGACATCGTCTTCCCATTTCAGCATATCACTGGGCTCAGGTGCCGGATCATACGTACTGGGAGTATTTGACGGAATCCACTCCATGGTCTCCGGTGGAGAATCGCCATTTACCTCTGTAGCTCGCCGGCCGAATTGCTTCAAAGCTACTCGGTAATCGCGATTTGTCTCTGGATTATCGTAGGTTCGATGAATCCACCGAACGATCTCCTTCACTTCTTCTTCATCCTCCAAAGCATCGACCAGACTCCCAGCGTGCTCTGCCATTCGGACATTGTGACGAAGAAGTTTGAGGTGCCGATGATCGCCTACTTGACTCGGGATGAGCATCAGCTCGTCACTAAATTTCAGTAATGCATCTCGATTCGCTTCGTCTACATCCCGGCGACCGTTCTGTATCTTATTGCGGAGGGTCTCCAATTGTTGGCTAACGTCCTGCGTCATATCGGATTTTAGCCCAGTTATAGAATGCTGGTTAGCGGGTTTTCTATTTTCGCTGTCTTGGAGGATACTTCGAGGGGTTTGGGACTTGGATGATCCTGATGGATTGACTTCTGCGGGCACACGCACCGTGGCTGGCACCGGGGCCGGGCACTCAACTCCGCCCCACCTGAAGAAGGTGCGGAAGGGGTACTTGGGGCCTACTTCATCGTCGAACTGGACGAGGATGGTCTGAAGGTCGAGTGCCGAGGAATCGACGAGCCGTGGACGGCAATCGAGTGCCCGACCACGGTTGGTACGGGACGCAGTTCCAGCCCGAGAAGTTCGGCTGCCGGCTCTGCAAATTCAGGCCGGCGGAGGCGCTTCGGGAGGTGGCGTGGACGGCGTACGCGTCTCACGTCGACGAGCCGGGCGAGGACGCGTCGACGCGACCGACCTCGTGTCTGGCGTCCTTGCGTTTCTCGATGGTGCGGACGGCGCCGAGGAGCAGTTCCGGGCGTACCTTGATACTCTGTTGGAGCAGCCCGGCCCGCACGACCCGCTCCAGCCATCCGACGGCAACCCGACGAGACTCATCCCGCGGTGAACGGTCAGCTGTAGACGTGGTGCTTTGGTCGTCGCTACGCTCGGTGCCACCGCCACGCGATCGAGAGGGCCCCAACGCCTGTCACGACTGAGACCAGCGTCGAGAGGCTGAGGAACCCGAACAGGTCAGGCGCGACGAACGGAATCTCCTACAGCGTTCGACACTCCAAACTCAGGACGTATATCACTAATCCTCTCCTCGAAAACTCAGGACAAACTTTATACTCCGGCTGTCCGAATGATGAGTTGATGGTAGGAACCATCAACTTGGACGAGGATCTCTACCGGGAACTCGGCCAGTACGGCAACCGGGACGAATCGTGGAATGACATCGTGGCTCGCGTGCTGGAGCATCTCGACGAAGAGGCCGCCCGCGAAGATCGAGAGA containing:
- a CDS encoding tyrosine-type recombinase/integrase gives rise to the protein MTQDVSQQLETLRNKIQNGRRDVDEANRDALLKFSDELMLIPSQVGDHRHLKLLRHNVRMAEHAGSLVDALEDEEEVKEIVRWIHRTYDNPETNRDYRVALKQFGRRATEVNGDSPPETMEWIPSNTPSTYDPAPEPSDMLKWEDDVLPLIEETRNPRDAALVAVAWDAGPRSGELRSLTLGDVTDYEHGYQVTVRGKMGQRSVGLVPSVPFLQRWLEAHPGDALDDPLWSKLEEPTAPTYNALRTAIKDAAERADINKPVTFTNFRKSSASHLASRGMNQAHIEDHHGWTRGSDVASRYVSVFAEDTDREVARIHGIDVDADEEPDPTAPIECPRCHQKTPREKQNCIHCRQHLTKEATVEQRKTCDWCGETIRGYSEHLPACPAVEIEK